The sequence below is a genomic window from Xiphophorus maculatus strain JP 163 A chromosome 10, X_maculatus-5.0-male, whole genome shotgun sequence.
taactTTTATCAGTGGAActaataatttttcatcaatattaagtcATTATCCAACTAGAAACATAACTAAAAATGTTCAgtaagatttgtgttttttccagtgTACAAATACCATGAAATAAAGTTTGTATCCAAACATGTTGCTTTACTTCCATTTTGTAGTTCACTTTTCTTTGCATGCTCTGTATGTCGCACAGAAATAATAGTGATAAACTGAGGGACAAGGTGAGAGAAGCTGCACGACTGGCAAAAAGAAGCCACTCTCAAAGATACGTTCCAAGATTAACTTCTGAATTTCTGCAGATAAAATTGTCTAAGTGTGCTTtggaaagaggaagaaaacttATTGGTTTTTGCAATGTGTGACAAGACAGGTGCTGAGAAGATAAACGGTGTTATCACTGTTGGCAAATGCTAAACCCATTTTAGTCACAGCGGCCCCCTCGCAGAAGGTCATCCTCACATTGTCACCATCTAAACGTGGCAGCGGTTGAGTTTCAGAACAGCCACTGAGCCGCGGTTCTGGCTCATGCAGAGCCACAGTCCAAACAAAGCCACTTCTCTGCTGTCTTAATTTGTAAGtaggaaaatatatttgcatataaTTTTGAGAATATCTGCAATGCATGAAACGAGTTGTTTGAACATTACAGCAAAACACAATGGAGATTAACTGAATGCTCccgtatgtaacttttacaaaaattatttttttctatatttattaaaactgtcactgtgtccTGACAGTATGATATCAGATAATCTGTTTAATTCAGCTCTCCTCCCAGTGCTACTAATATGAACCGCTCCCAGTCAAAACCTCCAATCAGAGCcgggaggcgggtcttagcgctgtcaaccATCCTTGTGTATGCCGCTCAATGTCATAATgctggagaaacaacttaatgttacaggaaaataaatcattagtGGCTATGGTAGCTAGCTTTAGCATTGGTTTCAGGCTATGCTGTAGTGAACCAGCTTAGCAGAGACGAGTTGAGCATGAacttgattgacagcgctaagtccctcctcctggctctgattggttgtttctgactgagtggtaTATTTCAGCAATTAGTCGTGGGAACACTGGGAGAAGGAAGAAGAACtctattttttcacagattatctattTTACTTTCACgacataataaaaattttaacagatattctttttaaattataattttttgtaataagttacatactgcagctttaaaatcttccaataaaaacccaaacagtttCATGTTCccattattttaagttgttaaaaCCCATTGTCTGCGGCCTGAAGAGGCTGCAGGTTTCAGATCCAAGCTCTGGAAAGTGAAACATTATGAAGCGCTAATATTCTGCTCAACtacaataattattaaaaatctcAAATAGTATGAGCGGCTGATTATTCCAGATTATTCTATCATCTTCCACCCCAGTTTTATCTGATGCTTGCTGCAAATTTATGTAAATCTAAATGActgatttttctaaacatgCTTAGcttaaaaaaccccacaataattaaataaaatcataaatgtaattaatgtattatttcagCTGCAGTAATGTAGAGCTGTAAAGCAATCAGATCATGTTTGACATTTCTTTATGACATTATAACTGTAACTGCGGTTGAGTTTCCCTTTTGTTAGTAGGAATGTCCTTCTCAATACTGAAACAGGAAATTGCAAGAGAAAAGCAGATTAAGTCATGATGAACGTCATGATTTCTCGAGATGAGTCCATGTCTGTACCTGTCTGTCTCTTCAGGGAAACTCTGATTAAGTTTCAgatgataaataaatgtattaattacCAGATTACAGTTACCTTCCTGATCTTTAATCAGCTGTTTCACAGTAACAAGTCAAAGCAGAACAACAAACATCAGACTAAACGACATCATCACAGTTCAGAGGGAGGTTCATCCTGTTTTAGTCGCTCTGTTGcacagacagacggacagacagatACTTTATTATCCCTAAGGGGAAATTTGTCTTGGACATTGTAACGGTAAGCAAAGCTACTTCCACAATTAAGAACAATTCGCACAGTAAGAGTCATGTgaacaccataaaaaaaaataaattacaataaaaaatatagctCAATAAAAACACGCATTACACGTTCTCACATACAttccagcaaaaacaaaactaggttaatattttgctaatgtaaaaaaacacaattttgcaatagATTTGTTCCCATTAAATTAGAAACGCAATTGTGGTGGTGCAGAGGAAAAGCACGACCCACGTGTTGAGGCCTTGGTCCTCATGGCGGcggtcgcaggttcgattcccggcctggtgacatttgccgcatgtcttccctctctcgtTGCCCTCTTTCCTgccaaactactttcaaataaaggccactagagccaacaaaacctttacaAAAAGAAACGCAATTGAAATCTCAAGCGAATACATTTATTCACGTGATGTCATTTAAAACATGCCGCACCATCATCctctgtcgtcttcttcgtctctttctaacatcctgttgttggtcacatgactcgtgtgacGTGAAAAAAAGCGTTTCCACTGCTCATTTACGAAATACAGCAATTTTGATGCAGCCAAAAATCCAGTTCATTATcattgaaaaaatgtttctttcaattggtgtgtttccgtggagcaaatttattttcgtaattccaatttCCGGAATTagatggtcaatggaaatgcagctgttGCTCTTTTGAAGCAGTTTGACACTTATTTCTTTAGCAGCTTCTTGCGAAGACACTAGGTTCTCCTGAATGTctagaaaaagctaaaaaaaaaagtaaaagtagcatttttaaaccaaaaaggaGCCATTATCTAAAAGACCTGATACAGGACCAGAGAGAGATTacagattattaaaaacattgaagaaaGACCAAATTTTTCTTTCTAGTTATTGGGTTATATATGGTTTTGTAGATTTGGAAAATCTATTATCAACTATCTTTGTAAACAGTGGAGCTGTTTGACTTGAAGGCAAACAGCTCCACCCATCAGTCAGAACATAGTAGTTCAAATCCTTGACCCCCAGTGACCTTTAGTATTTTTATCGTGGGGAGCCAAGTGTATATGTGACACCCAATGAGCACAAGagaacatttttcagagttgtttcttgttccctttttttttctttcacttcttaAATTCACAATACATGAGATCATCACTTAACTGTAGTTTCTCATTATATTAGAGCGTCATGTAACTGGCACTTCTTGTCGCCATGcatgaaaataacaaaacgTCACTTCAATTCTGTCCTATTTTCACACTTTGAGTCATCTTCACGCATCGGTTGCGCCTTCATGCCAGACTGAACTCTGTTCTCCTTTTTTAATGGGTAATTAAATTTTCCTTCGTACTTTTGTTCTGCTGGGCTCGGTTTCTCTTTTCATATAAATGTCTGTGACATTTCACGAGTTCCTTCTTTTCGCCGCTGCAGAGGAAGCAGTCCTGGCGAGGTCACCACCAGATTTAGAGTCTGAGGTCtgttaaatgactgaaaatgtcaCATCCTCATGAGTAATATGATGAAGTGTCAAACTCCTTATCTCTTTTCCTCCTTACTTACATAAAAAAGTGTCACATTCAACACAATTTGTGCAAAAATTAACACCAGATAGAGAAATATTGAAAGTCCCAACGGTTGCAGTTCTATGCTTTTATCTCCAGAGTTTGAGAtcaatcatttgtttttctttctctttttttaatcttaggCCTGAACATCGTCTCTGTTATGTCCAGCCTGGGTCTAAAAAAGGCCTGAGTGTCATTTTAATCACGAGCCTCCCGTCTGTTGTGGACGTGCACACAGACAGCTGCGCCACAGCGCCATTGTTGTCATGCTTTGCTCTCTAATCTTGAACATGCACAGATTCACTTTCCGCCTGCTGAAGAtgtgaaaaatgctttaaaatgttttctactcATCTCATCTGCATAatctttcacaataaaaacaatttacttGATATTAACTGTAGGCagtccatttaaaataaataaatgtgaagtttttaAGTTTATCCCCATTTTTAAGCACTTCTGATTAGTAATTCTCGAACTTTTGTTTTCCTGGCTTTTAAATGTGACATAACAGAAGTTTATTTctagcagaaagaagaaaaaggtcCAATTTAGATTGGGATCTTGGGGTTAAACAGTCTTAAAAGCAATCAGATTAATCGCTAATTGGAGTTTTCAGACTCCaatcagaaaatatatatatataatttttctagATTGTTTTATTAAGATTCAAATAACTTCGGTTCACAActgaattttacaaaaatagtcACTTCAGTCCAATCATGCCGTCATTCCGATTGTTCCTAGTTACCAAACAGTGCAGCGTGTTAAATTCAAATTAGTCTGAAAAACATTCTCtgtaaggaaacccagcagattgcttCATCACTGACTTGCAGTCTTCCTGCAGAGGCGCGTCGCCACATTACTACGCAATCACTTGCACTGCACAGGCAGTTTAAAAGACATTTATCTCTGATGCTTACCAAATTTATGTAAACTTccgaatttaaaaaaattctaagaaTACGTTTTCTTGCAtttagcataaataaataattttggtaattccaACTAtgctaaaacaagagaagtttgatcagatttaacttcagacagctagaaaaaaaatatttatctttttatgtatgtaggtatctggtttcaactgtacgAGACTGTTAACTAAAAGACTGCAAAGCTAATATaaccatttgtttttcatggcTTCCAGTCTCCCTTTTTAAATTAGactttgatttttacatttgtgatgcAACATTTGGGTCTTTATGGCTCCACTAAATTATGACAAACGCACTGAAACTATATTTATACAAAGTCAACTCTGACCAACattatttattctaaaatataaTTACTTTGTAAGATAATTTAAAGTGTGGCCAAACTGTAGAGAAAAAGAAGACTTTCATTGAGTAATGAATGACCGCAGCATCACAGTCACAAGGACGGCAAATGAGAACCGAGTGGAAAGATCGCCTGAGTTGCGACACGTAAAGCTGGTGTCTGCGTCAGTGCCGTTAGAGCTGAACGTCACGAAATCCGCTGTGGTCCCAGCGATCTGGTCTGTGATCCACGCCTGAAACTGAGACACTCGAGCGTAGACCTCAGGAAAACCAGCAGTGGCACAAGGGATCCCAAAGCTTGTGATTCCAGCCTGGATCCACCTGGAGTCCTGCTTGCATTGCAGAGGTCCACCGGAGTCTCCCTAACACAGCAAAGCAAAATACACAGTTAAATgacacaacaataaataaacaatgtggTGTCTGGCAGAACTATTTGTACcattgaacttttccatattttgtcagaTTACACTGCAAACAAACTAACTGTTAagtattttgtctagtttctactgcaaatatctttatttcacacttcaggttgcaacaaaacacactacaagccacctttacagtgaaacacttttgtgtaactggttttttgttttttcattcatccatactgctCCCCCCTGCAATGTTACTGCTCCCCCcctagggggcgcgccccacactttgggaaccactgaggccctgtttacatgacaatgatccaacaaaaattgaatttttgttccatttctgttattacatttacatgaaGACGTTCTAATTACAATCGTTGTTTACACAGTAACGGGACACATCAAAAAGGTGTAATGCTCTCGCCACGCCACTAGTTGGTGCTAGGCTCTTTGAAACTAAATGcgcatgagtttaaaaaaaaatagttgtacTTGAAAGCACGTCGATTCGCTGTTCCCCAGATACTGGGGGGAAACACGCACTATGTGCGTCTGATTAGAGCGCAGTTGGAAAAAAAGTGGGATAACTTTACTGAAACATGTTGTTTGATCTTTCACGGTGTcttacttcttttttatttgcaaaaaaacccTCGAAACTAAGTACCACTTTCCTTTCTCTTCACATTGCTTTGTGTTAGTTTATGACATAAGAATAATGTGGGTTGAATCTTTGCGCTGAGGCTGTAATTGTGGACTAGCTGGGTTAATCACATCGACTTTAGATGTTTTAGCTCTTTATACGGATTCACCTGACACGCTCCTTTGTTCTCTTGCCCGGCGCACATCATTTTGTCCGTGATGGTTGCGTCTGACTTTATATAGCTACAGGTGCACTCTTTGTTTCCAATGACAGGAATCTCAACTTCCTGTAGATTAGAGGTCGCTGGCAAGGTCACTGAGAATCACAATGTGAAAATTAGCATTAGATGatccaattaaaaaataataacattcaatttgacaaacaaaactCCACACGGGACCCTCACCATTGCTCAATAGTTTTCCCCAGCCGGTGATCCAGCATGAAGTGGCGTTGAAGAACCGGCTGAGGTTGCTGGCGAGGCAGATGGGTTGGATGAAGTTGTTGAAAGTGACCGAACTGCTGAGTTTCATCAAGGCGAGGTCGTTGTTGTAGAGCGTGTTGTTGTAGTTTGGATGGACGATGATCTGGCTCAACTGGCTTGAAACCTCGTTAGCATTGGGGCCAGCCTGGGTCTGTCTTCCGAAGTAGAGGGTCCAGTCACTCAGTGTCTTCCTGCGTTTAGAGAAATTaaacaataagaaaagaaatggtCTCATAATTAGGCATGTgtctttatttatccatccatccatccatttattggatgtttttttttttaattatttttactgttttctgtcccaaaaataaacaaatctgacGTATTATTTTCTGCAAGTCTCAAATGCCATTTCTTACCATTTAAGATGGCAAGCATATGTAAAGGTGACCTATTGTGTTTCCTTGTACGGGTTAGGATAGGTCTGTAAtctataaaacatgtttgttacattAATTTGCTGATTAATTCTGAGATAATGAGGTTTTACTTTGCTCTGCCTATTGTAAGCTCTCTACACATTAAGTTGTTTTAGGTCCTCTTGtcttttaaatccaaataagttgctgctggccacgctCCCCATCTCAGCGCTTACacttgcacatgaaaatggcagaaaacaaatgcacaagtATACAACCACACAGgtatgaaaagcagaagtggagcctcctgtacagtcaacaagaatgcaacaagtggtttctggattgtaaatcaacaacaaaacattttgtcttttcctgCAGCCATTGTGCAGCGCAATCCTGGTTCTCTgatttggttgctaggtaaccggttagggttgctaggtagcaGTGCAGTCCCTGTTGACTCAGcatttgggaggtttttgaaatggctcattttccaaacaccagAAACGTTACTTTATTGCGAAAACATGACTgggtgtttttagaagcagtaagaacccaaatgaaagtataaaatcttgcaaaatgtgaattatgcGTAATAGATCCCCtttaataaaatagattttcttaTCACAACAAACCTTgatccatttttttaaagtcaaatttggACCTCTGAACATGAAGTTTGAAAAAACGCGTTCCAGTTCGTTGTTTTCTGCAGAAAGCAGATGGAAGGAAGGTTGGTAAACTACCGGTGTTGAATTTGGACTTGTTGAGTTGTCAGCTAAAAAGAGAAGATGAATTTTGGTGTCATGCAGCAAGGCAGGCCATGCAGAAAGTGAAATGAGTCAGGAGCTGCTCAATATTTGAACTTGATTGAGTAACTGCACCTCTGTTGACCAACAAAGCTACAGTATGTTACACAAACGGGGCAGAAGATGCaatacagtaaaacaaaagatgatgatgataacACTTTCTTACCAGTTTTTCATGAGTTGTTCTGCTTCTACTCTAGAGTTGATACGCCCGTTTAAccccaaaaatactttaatctctGGGACACAGAATACATCACCTTCCCAAAATGACATAGTGGTTGAACAACTGCTGTTTTGTACCTGTATTTAATTGTGTATATCtcatttcttttgaattttccACAATGTCACATGAGGAAGCAGCATGTTTGGTGTTCTCCCTTTAAATCAATCCAAATTTGTCTctccaattaactcaaatgtaATCAATTATCTTCATCATGATTTGATCTGTCGCGAATTACTTAGCAACATTCTCAAAAAATTTGTGTAAAGCTTAAAAAGGTagacttgttctgtttttgcttcttttttacagttaaataattaaatttattcagggaaacaaaataattttttatatcaatttgaattaattttggGGTCTTTCTTCCCTGCagaaatcatttattgtgattcacattgtgagtttatttaaagtttaagaGCATGAATTTCCTGTTTGTCGCCTTAGGAACTCTTTCTGACACAAAGCAGCCAACATGCCTGATGATGCACATTCAGCACATACCAATAGATATACTAGGAACATTTAGCAGTCACTTTGTGAACAATATTTGGTTGTGATTTCACGATATTTAGCTTAATTTGAAACAATGTGatgataaaaaatacttttttgtatttactcaggatAGCATGAAAGCAGGaaatgtttaatctgatttaacaTCAGACAATGGGAAAAACTTTTAACCAGCATCTGCACAATGTTGGTGATATTATGTATGCACTTTTAATGTCACTGTTTTAAAGGTGAAGTCATTGTTTACTGAGAGGAGAATCCTTCTTTGGTACTGATTCTTGATTTTCAGTGGaagtaaaatctaaatctgttgCTCTACTACAGAGTTTCCAGACTAATATGATGATTTTATGGCGATATACAGCAGCTTGTCCTTCTGAGAAGAGACGGCTTACTAATAATTGTTTCTGCATTTAAGCCATCATAAGGTTCATGATGAATCAGAATGTTTCACTTCCTCCTTTACAAgtaaaccaaataaaattagaaagatCTGGTTAGTGAGTTTCCAGCAGAGTGGGTTATGGTGCCATACCTGTGGTTAACAGAGGGAACCAGTGGgagtttcaagtttttttttgtttggttgtttttttacaccTCACTACCCCTTCCTGCACTTccttcatgtattttattgccgTAAAAggtcacaaagacaaaaaactggatccttaaaaaaacagaataaaatccaCAATCTCCTTTTATCCTCcgcaaaaacaacattaattttaaaaacccTAACCGtattatattttaagttttattcagTCGTTGTAGGTTTTCTGTCCTTAAGTTGGTCAGTTTGTGACTTTCTGCATTGGTGACCAGTCAGAATGGGAAACATTTGCGGGAAACACGACGGGTTCCTTATTAGGCCCGGCGCCGCGTGTCAGCCGACGACGCGCAGCTGAAGGCGGGCGTTTCACCACGGAGGAAGTTTCTCGTCTGCTGCCTGAAAGACGTTTGTGTAGTTGCATCAGTTAAATGTGACCTCAGTGTCTTTAAAGTTACTGGTATCCAGAGGCATTTGCTTCCTCTGAAGTTAGTATTTCTGATCAGTATGTCAGAAAGTGGTTTtctagtttctattgcagttatcttagtacacttgaaataagacaaaactacctGAAAAGTAACTGTGTTGCCAGATATAGGCACTTAATTTAAATAGAtagtttcttaatattgatgaagaagtaCTTGTTTCTTTGGCAggttgtttctattttttcccaTAATATAAGTGAATTTACCTGCCAATAAAACTAGAgcttttttatcaatattaaggaattatttacttaaaacaagtatATCTTGCTACAAAGTTACTTCTAAGGTAGTTTTGACTTATTCCAAGTGTGGTAAGATaattgcactagaaactaaaccaaagtacttggtaagattttgtatttttgcagtgacaGGTTTAGTGTGATTCAAGTCTATGAAATAtaactgaaaaatgtatttatttcaataattacaCATTCTTTAAAGACATAATGTgtatttaaacagtttattcctgttttttatgccttaaagttaataaaaatccaaagttCAGGTTCcgagaaaactgtaaatattaacTACTAATGAATCAGAAAAGGGGTTTTGAAACACTACAGAAAGTTTGTCTATGTATTTGTGCATTATCTGCATTCAGTATTCGGTCTGCATTAGTTTTGTGTTGCAGGCAGATGATCAGCTCAAAATATACTTACACCTGgaatattcagatttaaaatactttttgttgaaCTGTGTCTGTTTCTGGTAGATCGTTGTCATATCCTGACCGTTCTGGATCCTCCCactcctctttctttcctttactgttttgttttttctggttcTCTCCAGTTGggggagctgcagtttccaaaacTGGATCAGAAACGTTTTGAATTTTTCCACTGGTGTTTTGATGATTTTATCTTTGCTAGTAAACTCCCAACTCTTTAAGGTTAGAGAGCCTCtttaccatcaccctaatctttagttTCCTCCATAGATTCTCTGTTAGATCCTGACTGGGTCGCTTAATTATGAAACTGGCTTCTCATGTATTTATAATCTGTACTTTAATGCTTACTTACACcaaaataattgaatttatttttttgctataatCTGGTAATCTCTCATTTTAAACAgttattcaaatgttttactttgtgtcTGTGTGATGTAAATGAACTGTA
It includes:
- the LOC102230941 gene encoding testisin-like, whose translation is MNNMAAASTLWMLLMCTVLSGRGLKAQDCGVAPLNTKIVGGVGATAGSWPWQVSIHWRSSHICGGTLINSQWVLTAAHCILTKTLSDWTLYFGRQTQAGPNANEVSSQLSQIIVHPNYNNTLYNNDLALMKLSSSVTFNNFIQPICLASNLSRFFNATSCWITGWGKLLSNVTLPATSNLQEVEIPVIGNKECTCSYIKSDATITDKMMCAGQENKGACQGDSGGPLQCKQDSRWIQAGITSFGIPCATAGFPEVYARVSQFQAWITDQIAGTTADFVTFSSNGTDADTSFTCRNSGDLSTRFSFAVLVTVMLRSFITQ